A genomic region of Notamacropus eugenii isolate mMacEug1 chromosome 3, mMacEug1.pri_v2, whole genome shotgun sequence contains the following coding sequences:
- the ARL14EPL gene encoding ARL14 effector protein-like, producing the protein MSEPSELDKEKSSSAQEHATPSCPERDSQIGQKQLQQIERQLKSLAFQNPGPQVADFNPETREKKKKAHMSKMNEYFSVNKVTKKYDKNGRLICNNADLCDCLEKNCLGCFYPCPKCNSNKCGPECRCNRKWVYDDIVTESGDVISTLPFYVPD; encoded by the exons ATGAGTGAACCATCTGAACTCGataaagaaaaaagcagttcCGCTCAAGAACATGCAACCCCAAGTTGTCCTGAGAGAGATTCTCAGATTGGACAGAAGCAACTG CAACAAATAGAGCGACAATTAAAATCCTTAGCATTTCAAAACCCAGGACCTCAGGTTGCAGACTTCAATCCTGAaaccagagagaagaaaaagaaggccCACATGTCAAAGATGAATGAGTATTTTTCTGTGAACAA AGTGACAAAGAAATATGACAAGAATGGCCGGCTGATTTGTAATAATGCAGACCTGTGCGACTGCCTGGAGAAGAACTGCCTTGGTTGCTTCTATCCATGTCCCAAGTGTAACTCAAACAAATGTGGACCAGAGTGTCGCTGTAATAGAAAATGGGTTTATGATGATATTGTAACTGAGAGTGGTGATGTTATTAGCACATTGCCATTTTATGTTCCTGACTAA